A single region of the Pseudalkalibacillus berkeleyi genome encodes:
- a CDS encoding cobyric acid synthase, which translates to MKGIMIQGTASDVGKSLITTALCRLFVNDGVKVAPFKSQNMSNNSYVTSSGEEIGRAQGIQAEAAKTDATVWMNPILLKPQANQSTEIVLHGKVLKTLPGNMYQENFYQKGLGVIENALDQLSQTYDLTVIEGAGSPVEMNLKQRDLANMKVAEIANVPVLLVADIDRGGVFANIIGTLELMDPSERKRVQGVIINKFRGNPEWFKEGVHWIEERTHLPVLGVIPFIDDHGIEEEDALPIQQHVRKGAPLDIAVIHLPYISNYSDIHPFTFEEDVSIRWVKQVSEFGNPDAVIIPGTKSTIHDLQHLKNINLNTVIQQYAEEGGVLFGICGGYQMLGQKIIDAKGTDTGHKGTQIDGLKIVQGYTEFHESKKTIRVKGSLHPNIPYSPLTLNGYEIHLGKTILPPEIQAFLKVTEDQFDGCYIDGGRIIGTYLHHVFHNDTWRNEWLNQLRMRKGLQPRRIVNPSEIKGQKYDKLAEVVNKHLDWKRLRELVEKWEG; encoded by the coding sequence ATGAAAGGCATTATGATCCAAGGAACTGCATCTGATGTTGGAAAAAGTTTAATAACAACAGCATTATGTCGTCTTTTTGTGAACGATGGGGTTAAGGTTGCACCTTTTAAGTCGCAAAATATGTCCAATAACTCGTATGTGACAAGTAGTGGTGAAGAAATCGGAAGGGCACAAGGCATCCAAGCTGAGGCTGCAAAAACCGATGCGACGGTTTGGATGAATCCCATTCTATTAAAACCTCAAGCTAATCAAAGTACGGAAATTGTCCTTCATGGTAAAGTGTTGAAAACATTACCTGGAAACATGTATCAAGAAAATTTTTATCAAAAAGGGCTTGGGGTCATAGAGAATGCATTAGATCAACTTTCACAAACTTATGATTTAACCGTGATTGAAGGTGCAGGTAGTCCTGTTGAAATGAATCTAAAGCAAAGGGACCTTGCGAATATGAAAGTTGCAGAGATTGCTAATGTTCCCGTCCTCCTCGTCGCTGATATTGATCGTGGCGGAGTATTTGCAAATATTATTGGCACGTTGGAATTGATGGACCCTTCAGAACGGAAGAGAGTGCAAGGTGTTATCATCAATAAGTTTCGTGGAAATCCTGAATGGTTTAAAGAAGGTGTACATTGGATAGAAGAAAGAACACATTTACCTGTTCTTGGCGTCATTCCATTTATAGACGATCATGGCATTGAAGAGGAGGATGCTCTGCCTATTCAGCAACACGTTAGGAAGGGTGCTCCTCTAGATATAGCCGTCATACACTTACCATACATATCTAATTACAGTGACATCCATCCATTCACTTTCGAAGAAGATGTTTCAATTCGATGGGTAAAACAGGTTTCTGAGTTTGGTAACCCGGATGCAGTCATTATTCCTGGAACGAAAAGTACAATCCATGATTTACAGCACTTAAAGAATATAAATCTTAATACTGTCATTCAACAGTATGCAGAAGAGGGTGGAGTCCTTTTTGGTATATGTGGAGGCTATCAAATGCTCGGTCAAAAAATCATAGATGCAAAAGGAACCGATACAGGTCATAAAGGAACTCAAATAGACGGGTTGAAGATCGTTCAAGGCTATACAGAATTTCACGAGAGCAAGAAAACCATTCGAGTAAAAGGTTCCCTTCATCCCAATATTCCTTATTCTCCTCTCACGTTGAATGGTTATGAAATTCATCTCGGTAAGACAATCTTACCACCTGAGATCCAAGCGTTTTTGAAAGTGACGGAAGATCAATTTGATGGCTGTTACATAGATGGTGGAAGAATCATTGGAACATATCTACATCATGTATTTCATAATGATACGTGGAGAAATGAGTGGTTAAATCAACTCAGAATGCGAAAAGGATTGCAACCTAGACGAATTGTCAATCCATCAGAAATAAAGGGTCAAAAATATGACAAGCTAGCAGAGGTTGTTAATAAGCATTTAGATTGGAAGCGTTTAAGAGAATTGGTGGAAAAGTGGGAGGGGTGA
- the cobS gene encoding adenosylcobinamide-GDP ribazoletransferase, whose protein sequence is MNYLKGLLINIQFFTVIPLKMELPMDRNHLESSVKTFPILGLLQGISYLLFLMILVEWSPFSTLAIAFFIWLYTIIFTGGIHLDGWMDMSDAYFSYQDEEKRLEIMKDPRTGAFGVLSVIILLSAKFFFIYELIALSSYQLWFAILLIPFLSKSMMGYLLLSVKPAKEEGLAYLFHQAINGNNLWLYPVYFLLISLGLNVIVDHAFIPIITLTIITILSYHFFRIKSVHWFKGMTGDVLGASIEGVELILWMTLWLLHYFVMG, encoded by the coding sequence ATGAATTATTTAAAAGGTCTCCTGATTAATATCCAATTTTTCACAGTAATCCCACTTAAGATGGAACTACCAATGGACAGAAACCATTTAGAAAGTTCGGTCAAAACATTTCCTATTTTGGGTTTGTTGCAAGGCATCAGCTATTTATTGTTCTTAATGATACTGGTAGAGTGGTCACCCTTTTCTACGCTTGCGATTGCTTTCTTTATTTGGCTTTACACCATCATTTTTACAGGTGGCATACATTTGGACGGTTGGATGGATATGAGTGATGCTTATTTCTCTTATCAAGATGAAGAGAAACGATTAGAAATTATGAAAGATCCACGGACAGGGGCATTTGGAGTTTTATCAGTCATTATTTTGTTGTCAGCAAAGTTCTTCTTCATATATGAGCTGATCGCTTTGTCTTCGTACCAACTCTGGTTTGCTATTCTACTGATCCCATTTCTGAGTAAAAGTATGATGGGTTACTTACTTCTTTCAGTAAAACCTGCGAAAGAAGAAGGGCTTGCCTATTTGTTTCACCAAGCTATTAACGGAAACAATCTTTGGCTTTATCCTGTTTATTTTTTACTCATATCGTTGGGGCTTAATGTAATCGTTGACCATGCCTTCATTCCAATCATTACTTTAACGATCATAACAATTTTGAGCTATCATTTCTTTCGAATAAAGAGCGTTCATTGGTTTAAGGGCATGACAGGAGATGTGTTAGGAGCCTCTATTGAGGGAGTTGAATTAATACTATGGATGACACTATGGTTGTTGCATTATTTCGTCATGGGATAA
- a CDS encoding histidine phosphatase family protein, translating into MDDTMVVALFRHGITEDNKRRVYLGWSDSSICKTEEQRISPYPNRFDHYYTSDLQRCIQTSHLLFPRVVPTLVPEFRELNFGDWERCTYEGLKGDMHYQRWLNNFEMTAPPNGEHLADFRSRIQVGWHKCMQQSTGNRIAIITHGGVIRSLLAEFAPEPKDFWDWKIPYGAGYELRFTKEHLRRGEKCISLQEVPSTEKGRGSQKRINY; encoded by the coding sequence ATGGATGACACTATGGTTGTTGCATTATTTCGTCATGGGATAACAGAAGACAATAAAAGAAGAGTGTATTTAGGTTGGAGTGATTCAAGCATCTGTAAGACTGAAGAACAACGAATTTCTCCATATCCCAATCGTTTTGATCACTATTACACGAGTGATCTTCAACGATGTATCCAAACTTCACATCTATTATTTCCTCGGGTGGTTCCTACATTGGTACCAGAATTTAGAGAATTGAACTTTGGAGACTGGGAAAGATGCACATACGAAGGTTTAAAAGGGGATATGCACTACCAACGATGGTTAAATAATTTTGAAATGACTGCACCACCAAATGGTGAACATTTAGCAGATTTTCGCTCTCGCATTCAAGTAGGATGGCATAAATGTATGCAACAAAGTACAGGTAATCGAATCGCAATCATAACGCATGGTGGGGTTATTCGATCGCTATTAGCTGAATTTGCGCCTGAACCTAAGGATTTTTGGGACTGGAAAATTCCTTATGGTGCAGGTTACGAACTTCGATTTACGAAAGAGCACTTGAGGAGGGGTGAAAAATGCATTTCGTTACAGGAGGTGCCTTCAACGGAAAAAGGTCGTGGGTCACAGAAACGTATCAACTATTAA
- a CDS encoding bifunctional adenosylcobinamide kinase/adenosylcobinamide-phosphate guanylyltransferase: MHFVTGGAFNGKRSWVTETYQLLNNNDYCWISAYKDHPIPIDLYEHSSSLVILEGIEIWIQDLVKNDENTKERCNTMLLNWLSWEQDRNNQLIVIGSDITKGIVPVSSIDRIWRDRTGWFYQDIASRADKMDIIWYGMRQQMK; encoded by the coding sequence ATGCATTTCGTTACAGGAGGTGCCTTCAACGGAAAAAGGTCGTGGGTCACAGAAACGTATCAACTATTAAATAATAATGACTATTGCTGGATTTCTGCTTATAAGGATCATCCAATCCCTATAGATTTATATGAGCATAGTTCTTCATTAGTGATCCTAGAAGGTATTGAAATATGGATTCAAGACTTAGTTAAAAACGATGAAAATACGAAAGAGCGTTGCAATACAATGCTATTAAACTGGCTTTCCTGGGAACAGGATCGTAATAACCAGTTGATCGTCATTGGATCAGATATTACAAAAGGAATCGTACCTGTCTCATCTATTGACCGCATTTGGCGAGATAGAACTGGCTGGTTCTATCAAGACATTGCAAGTAGGGCTGACAAGATGGATATCATTTGGTACGGCATGAGACAACAAATGAAATAA
- a CDS encoding cob(I)yrinic acid a,c-diamide adenosyltransferase codes for MKIYTRTGDKGQTSLIGGRVEKDDLRVEAYGTIDEVNCFVGQIIAELEHSIFKDVLIDLEKIQHELFDCGGDLSNIKKNKQNKLSLEAVKYLEEKIDQYVDEAPELERFILPGGSKSAASTHIARTITRRAERLVVKLRREEPGISEEVLSYLNRLSDYFFALGRVINFRLKVKDVEYIRSAKVFGNKKGDQSSE; via the coding sequence ATGAAAATCTATACGAGAACAGGTGATAAAGGGCAAACAAGCTTAATTGGAGGACGAGTAGAAAAAGATGACTTGCGCGTTGAAGCATACGGAACCATTGATGAAGTTAACTGCTTTGTCGGTCAAATAATAGCAGAATTAGAGCATAGTATATTTAAAGATGTTCTAATAGACTTAGAGAAAATTCAGCATGAGTTATTTGATTGTGGTGGTGACCTTTCTAACATCAAGAAAAACAAACAAAATAAACTATCCCTTGAAGCGGTTAAATATTTAGAAGAGAAGATTGATCAATACGTCGATGAAGCCCCTGAACTAGAACGATTTATTTTACCTGGTGGATCGAAGTCAGCTGCATCTACTCACATTGCAAGAACAATTACGAGAAGAGCAGAAAGACTTGTCGTTAAATTGCGCCGAGAAGAGCCTGGAATTTCTGAAGAGGTACTGTCTTATCTCAATCGACTTTCTGATTATTTCTTCGCATTAGGAAGAGTCATTAATTTCAGATTGAAAGTGAAAGATGTTGAATACATTCGGAGTGCAAAGGTTTTCGGAAACAAAAAGGGTGATCAATCCAGTGAATAG
- a CDS encoding ECF transporter S component, whose product MNSKRLSYLALFIALSVIGASIKIPAVVGSIALDSFPALVAGALIGNIPGAVVAACGHLLSALFVGMPLGPMHIVVALEMAILVYLFSVLYRNGNKILASGSFFFGNVFLAPLPFLFLIGVSFYTAIVPSILVATAVNVCIAALITPRLQSYMSFPIVKGRAG is encoded by the coding sequence GTGAATAGTAAACGCCTCAGTTATTTGGCATTATTTATTGCGCTTTCTGTAATAGGCGCGTCCATAAAAATACCAGCAGTTGTTGGAAGCATTGCTTTAGATTCATTTCCAGCTTTGGTTGCTGGTGCACTCATCGGTAATATCCCAGGGGCAGTCGTCGCAGCATGTGGACATTTGTTATCTGCATTATTTGTAGGGATGCCTCTTGGTCCTATGCATATCGTCGTCGCATTAGAAATGGCGATTCTCGTCTATTTATTCAGTGTACTATACCGAAATGGAAACAAGATACTAGCGAGTGGCAGTTTCTTCTTTGGAAATGTATTTCTTGCACCACTTCCTTTCTTATTTTTGATTGGTGTTTCTTTCTATACCGCGATTGTACCATCTATACTCGTTGCAACTGCAGTTAATGTTTGTATAGCAGCACTTATAACACCAAGACTTCAATCTTATATGAGTTTTCCAATTGTAAAAGGACGTGCAGGATGA
- a CDS encoding ATP-binding protein — protein sequence MRNAIVEHLSNDDYLIITNDNSGGIGEKEQDFINVSYDLLSYYAYRVAVVECMATRGVPKSILLHNYCGEEHWDKLVSGVKTGLSEIGLDYVPINGSSESNYHLKQSAIGLVLIARSKAPNIRIPSLEPDYQFAVIGEPLVGQEVTEYKEQIAPLSVIQTISTLEKVYMWPVGSKGILTELNQMIGSDVKQIESKLDLLKSAGPSTCVIIAYPSRHTKEIKKLSKDLFYPLNIS from the coding sequence ATGAGAAATGCAATAGTCGAGCACCTATCCAATGATGACTACTTAATCATTACGAATGATAATAGTGGGGGAATCGGAGAAAAGGAGCAAGACTTCATAAACGTATCCTATGATCTCCTTAGTTATTACGCCTATCGAGTGGCAGTTGTTGAGTGTATGGCAACAAGAGGTGTACCGAAGTCTATTTTGCTCCATAATTACTGTGGTGAAGAACATTGGGACAAGCTTGTAAGTGGAGTAAAGACCGGATTATCAGAGATAGGTTTAGATTATGTTCCAATTAACGGTAGTTCAGAAAGTAACTATCACTTGAAGCAATCCGCTATAGGATTAGTTTTAATTGCAAGAAGCAAGGCACCAAACATAAGAATACCAAGTTTAGAACCTGACTATCAATTTGCCGTCATCGGTGAACCACTAGTCGGTCAAGAGGTAACTGAGTATAAAGAACAAATTGCACCTCTATCAGTGATCCAAACCATTAGTACCTTAGAAAAAGTCTACATGTGGCCAGTCGGTTCAAAAGGAATATTGACCGAACTAAACCAAATGATTGGTAGTGACGTTAAACAGATTGAGTCTAAATTGGACCTTCTTAAATCTGCCGGACCTTCAACATGTGTTATCATTGCTTACCCAAGTAGGCATACAAAAGAAATTAAGAAACTTTCTAAAGACCTTTTTTACCCATTGAATATAAGCTAA
- a CDS encoding ribonuclease H-like YkuK family protein: MVNHYFFAEQPMAFRNLTYTHLTFEEVRKHMLTFMRKEPMGNYKLMIGTDSHVYQNETIFITGLVIQRVGKGAWACYRKIKYPEPIRNLHQKISYETSLTEEVASLFDESLKNEFIHIVLPHVYKGSSFTMEGHLDIGKGKQNKTREFVTEMVARIEAHGIEAKIKPESLVASSYANRYTK, encoded by the coding sequence ATGGTGAACCATTATTTCTTTGCGGAACAACCAATGGCATTCAGAAACCTTACCTATACTCATCTTACCTTTGAAGAAGTTCGTAAACATATGCTAACGTTCATGAGGAAAGAGCCCATGGGCAATTATAAATTAATGATAGGGACCGATTCTCATGTTTATCAAAATGAAACGATCTTCATTACAGGCCTTGTCATCCAAAGAGTAGGGAAAGGCGCGTGGGCATGTTACCGAAAAATCAAATACCCCGAACCGATTCGCAATCTCCACCAGAAAATCTCCTATGAGACTTCATTAACAGAAGAGGTGGCCTCTCTTTTCGATGAGTCATTGAAAAACGAATTCATTCATATCGTTCTTCCTCATGTATATAAAGGATCTAGCTTTACAATGGAAGGACATCTTGACATAGGAAAAGGGAAACAAAACAAAACCCGTGAATTTGTTACTGAAATGGTCGCTCGAATTGAAGCACATGGCATTGAAGCAAAGATCAAGCCCGAATCCTTAGTTGCTTCAAGTTATGCAAACCGGTATACGAAATAA
- a CDS encoding PCYCGC motif-containing (lipo)protein, protein MKFKLGITFMISVLILAACSSGEDDHASKMTHDMNSNDWSHFEDMGVDTSTIEAYDFAVSHPEVLDYIPCYCGCYDSAGHEGNTDCFVDQVDDNVAVLDNMGLGUGICVDIAREAKYEYNKGTDLKTIREKIEKRYEKEGLEPTPTPIPST, encoded by the coding sequence ATGAAATTTAAATTAGGAATCACATTTATGATTTCCGTATTAATTCTTGCCGCATGCAGCTCTGGAGAAGATGATCATGCATCCAAAATGACCCACGATATGAACAGTAACGATTGGTCACACTTCGAAGATATGGGTGTAGATACTTCAACGATTGAAGCGTATGACTTTGCAGTATCACATCCAGAGGTATTAGATTACATACCTTGTTATTGTGGTTGCTATGATAGTGCCGGTCACGAAGGTAATACCGATTGCTTTGTCGATCAAGTTGATGACAATGTCGCAGTTCTAGATAACATGGGTCTTGGCTGAGGTATTTGTGTAGATATAGCCCGTGAGGCTAAATACGAATACAATAAAGGGACAGACCTTAAAACAATTAGAGAAAAAATAGAAAAAAGATATGAAAAAGAGGGGCTTGAGCCGACTCCTACCCCTATACCATCAACATAA
- a CDS encoding serine hydrolase domain-containing protein: MTNSDLSQIESVMKEENFSGAVLVKKGMEQLYQDEMGYSNRSDLIPIKPDTKFGIASGCKLFTSISICQLVENGALSFETKLKDCLDIDLPHFHKDITVHHLLTHTSGIPDYFDEAVMDNYEDLWKQQPMYLIRKTKDFLPMFQQKEMVFTPGEKFHYNNAAFILLGLIVESKADMSFTDYVEKNIFQQLHMNDSGYFLTDRLPQNTAIGYIDEKDGSYRSNIFSVPIQGGPDGGAFVTTEDMAKIWEGLVSFKLMSQDFTKLLLTPHVEVREDLSYGYGVWLNMKKGQIYKYHLMGYDPGVSFHSAYYLDQGITLVIPSNHSNGPFKIMKEIEKVFNL, from the coding sequence ATGACAAATTCAGATTTAAGTCAAATTGAAAGTGTAATGAAAGAAGAAAACTTCTCGGGGGCTGTCCTTGTAAAGAAAGGAATGGAACAGCTGTACCAAGATGAAATGGGATATTCTAATCGATCTGATTTAATCCCCATAAAGCCTGACACAAAGTTCGGAATTGCTTCAGGATGTAAATTGTTTACATCAATTTCCATTTGCCAATTAGTTGAAAATGGCGCATTGTCTTTTGAAACCAAATTAAAAGATTGCTTAGATATTGACTTACCTCATTTTCATAAAGATATTACTGTTCATCATCTATTAACACATACATCAGGTATACCTGACTATTTTGATGAGGCTGTGATGGATAATTACGAAGATTTGTGGAAGCAGCAACCGATGTACTTAATTAGGAAGACCAAAGATTTTCTTCCAATGTTTCAGCAAAAGGAGATGGTGTTTACACCGGGAGAGAAATTTCATTACAATAATGCTGCTTTTATCTTATTAGGACTAATTGTTGAAAGTAAGGCAGACATGAGTTTCACAGATTATGTTGAAAAAAATATCTTCCAACAACTACATATGAACGATTCAGGATACTTTTTGACAGATCGATTACCCCAAAATACAGCTATAGGTTATATTGATGAGAAAGATGGGTCATACAGAAGCAATATATTTTCTGTACCTATACAAGGTGGCCCTGATGGTGGTGCATTTGTTACTACTGAGGATATGGCCAAAATTTGGGAGGGTCTGGTAAGCTTCAAGCTTATGAGTCAAGACTTTACTAAATTATTGTTAACCCCTCATGTAGAGGTAAGAGAAGATTTGTCTTACGGATACGGTGTTTGGCTAAATATGAAAAAAGGGCAAATATATAAATACCATCTTATGGGATATGATCCAGGCGTGAGCTTTCATTCAGCATATTACCTGGATCAAGGCATTACACTCGTCATTCCATCTAACCATAGTAACGGCCCTTTTAAAATAATGAAAGAAATAGAAAAAGTCTTTAATTTATGA
- a CDS encoding MFS transporter, giving the protein MQNKNIALFALASIPLLMTLGNSMFIPVLPIIEKEIGITSYQSSLIITIYSAVAIFLIPLAGYLSDHFGRKKVIIPSLFLVGVGGLISSWAAVSLADPYMVILLGRFLQGAGAAGASPVVLPTVGDLFTTDKEVSSGLGLIETSNTFGKVLSPILGAILATWAWYIPFWSVPILSMISILLIFFLVKPPKGESTPIPFRTFIKLTRKIFKCNGRWLFGTFIIGGINTFILFGFLIYLSSVLEDTYKVNGVAKGLYLAIPLLILCLASYFTGKRIGEETNLMKRLILFGNMLITISLITMVFMDSLSTIIIVLSATGLGIGICLPCLDALITEGIDKEERGTITSIYSSTRFIGVALGPPVVSILLKQSVNVVFITLAIICLISIIFTITTLKGKSNLLFKA; this is encoded by the coding sequence ATGCAAAATAAAAACATAGCCCTGTTTGCTTTAGCTTCAATCCCTTTATTAATGACATTAGGAAACTCCATGTTCATTCCTGTCCTACCTATTATTGAAAAAGAAATAGGCATCACCTCATATCAATCCAGTCTGATCATAACCATCTATTCTGCAGTTGCCATTTTCTTAATACCTTTAGCTGGATATTTATCTGATCATTTTGGTAGAAAAAAAGTCATTATACCTAGCTTGTTTCTCGTAGGGGTTGGGGGGCTTATAAGCAGCTGGGCAGCTGTATCTTTAGCTGATCCATATATGGTGATCCTTTTGGGGCGATTTTTACAAGGTGCAGGCGCTGCTGGAGCATCACCTGTCGTACTCCCTACAGTTGGAGACCTCTTTACAACAGATAAAGAAGTTAGTTCAGGCTTAGGATTAATTGAAACATCAAATACATTCGGTAAAGTTCTAAGTCCTATATTAGGTGCAATTCTTGCTACATGGGCATGGTACATTCCTTTTTGGTCAGTCCCTATTCTCTCAATGATTTCCATTTTGTTAATCTTTTTTCTTGTTAAACCTCCAAAAGGGGAAAGTACGCCAATCCCCTTTAGAACTTTCATTAAACTCACCAGAAAAATATTTAAGTGCAATGGACGTTGGTTATTTGGTACGTTCATTATTGGAGGTATCAATACGTTCATATTGTTTGGTTTTCTCATTTATTTATCCTCTGTACTAGAGGATACGTACAAAGTGAATGGAGTTGCGAAAGGGTTATACCTAGCCATACCATTACTTATACTTTGTCTTGCTTCTTATTTTACTGGCAAGAGAATTGGAGAAGAAACCAACTTAATGAAACGTCTCATCCTTTTTGGGAATATGTTGATCACAATTTCTCTAATTACTATGGTGTTCATGGATTCTTTATCCACAATAATAATAGTCCTGTCCGCTACTGGACTTGGCATTGGTATATGCCTACCCTGCTTGGATGCCTTGATTACTGAAGGAATCGATAAAGAAGAACGGGGAACGATTACTTCAATTTATAGTAGTACAAGGTTTATTGGGGTAGCACTAGGTCCACCAGTTGTTTCTATTTTGCTAAAACAATCAGTAAACGTTGTCTTCATTACTCTCGCCATCATCTGTTTAATTTCAATCATTTTCACTATTACAACATTAAAAGGAAAGAGCAATTTGTTATTTAAAGCGTAA
- a CDS encoding MBL fold metallo-hydrolase — translation MEPLTVNELVKKILDKEEVFLLDVRKQEDYEDWSVEGKSIRSMNIPFSDLKNKVEEVKQQLPEDKTIYVMCAKGVSSKQAVQLLEDAGVENITHVKGGMTAWSEHLEPIKIGETSKGGSLYQFVRIGKGCLSYLIESNGDVAIVDSNRMADVYLDFVKKNNWTIQAVIDTHLHADHISGGYSISKKSNASYWFPPEDDEGLEFEYSALKENQTIQIGDIKIEPIYSPGHTVGSTSLIVDNQFLLTGDILFIESIGRPDLAGKADAWVDDLRNTLYERYEELPQDLIVLPSHFGDMNEMNEDGSVQAKLNDLYKKNERLNIDDAETFNHMVTDNLPPQPNSHEEIRKTNMGQKNPDDDEKQEMEVGPNRCAVS, via the coding sequence ATGGAACCATTAACAGTCAACGAACTTGTAAAGAAAATTTTAGACAAAGAAGAAGTCTTCTTGTTAGATGTTAGAAAGCAAGAAGATTACGAAGACTGGTCTGTTGAAGGTAAATCAATTCGAAGTATGAACATTCCATTTAGTGATTTGAAAAATAAAGTAGAAGAAGTGAAACAACAACTTCCTGAAGATAAAACGATTTACGTCATGTGCGCCAAAGGTGTCTCGTCAAAACAAGCTGTGCAGTTGCTAGAAGATGCAGGAGTCGAAAATATTACTCATGTCAAAGGCGGAATGACGGCCTGGAGTGAGCATCTTGAACCTATAAAGATTGGTGAAACAAGCAAGGGGGGCAGTCTTTATCAATTTGTACGAATCGGAAAAGGATGTTTGTCTTATTTAATTGAGTCTAATGGCGATGTTGCGATCGTTGACTCCAATCGGATGGCGGATGTTTACTTGGACTTCGTCAAAAAGAATAATTGGACGATTCAAGCTGTAATCGATACTCACCTGCATGCAGACCATATTTCTGGTGGATATTCCATTTCTAAAAAATCAAATGCATCCTATTGGTTTCCACCTGAAGATGATGAGGGCCTCGAATTTGAGTACAGTGCACTTAAGGAAAATCAAACCATACAAATTGGCGATATCAAAATAGAGCCTATTTATTCACCTGGTCATACCGTTGGGAGTACCAGTTTAATCGTGGATAATCAATTCTTGCTTACTGGTGACATCTTATTTATAGAGTCAATTGGGAGACCTGACCTTGCAGGCAAAGCAGATGCTTGGGTTGACGACTTAAGAAATACATTATATGAACGGTACGAAGAACTGCCACAGGATTTGATTGTTCTGCCTTCACACTTTGGAGATATGAATGAGATGAATGAAGACGGTAGTGTTCAAGCCAAATTAAATGACCTATATAAAAAGAACGAACGATTGAATATTGATGATGCTGAAACATTCAACCATATGGTTACCGATAATCTACCACCCCAACCAAACAGTCATGAAGAGATACGCAAAACGAATATGGGGCAGAAAAATCCAGATGATGATGAAAAGCAAGAAATGGAAGTCGGACCAAACCGTTGTGCAGTTAGTTGA